A window of Limosilactobacillus sp. WILCCON 0051 genomic DNA:
AACTTGGCTTCAGCATCGCCCAGGTTCTTGACGTGCAGGCGCTGACCAACCAGTTCCTTTTGTGCTACGCTGACAAAACGTTCAAACGTAAAGTGCAGCTTGGCACCGCCAACTTCGGCCGTAAATTCACGGGTAAAGATCCCCTTCTTCAAGTCAAGGTCCAGCTTGAAATCAGTTGGTTCCTGCTTAGCCAGATCCAGCTGTTCGCCATTAACCTTGATCGTCAGTTGCAGGAAGTTGGTACCGTTGATCATCTTACCAAAGTACTTTGGATAGCCGATCTTCCACCAGCCAACCCGTGTCTTGTCTGGGAACCAAACACCACCGTAGTAGACACCTTCCATCTTGTCGCCAGAGTAGCCTTCTTCAAAGAAACCACGCATCCCGAGGTTTTCGTTGGCCAGACTGGTCATTGATTCTTGCAGGCGCTTGTCTTCAGGAGCCCACTTGGTAGTTACGATATTCCAAGGAGCGACGTCAAAAGTTCGTTTCATAAGATATTATCCTTTCTCAATCTCAATTAATTTCTAAAGTTGCAAAATCAGTCAAAACTAAGCAGCGAACGTTTCCTTGATGGCATTAACGGAGAATGCACCGATTGCCATAACGATCCCACCCAGCAGCAGCATGTGTGGTTGGGAGTTGCCCAACATTGGGTAAAGGAAGAAGCTGCAAAGTGAGGCAACAATCTGTGGCAGACAGATTGAGCAGTTAAACAGACCAAGGTAGGTACCCATGTGCTTACCAGACAATGCGTTGGTAACGATCGTCAGTGGGTAAGTGTTGATACCGGCCCAGCCAATCCCAACCAGGGCGTAAGACAGAATCAAAGCGTATTGGTTGGAGAAGAAGCAGACAGTTGCGAAACCAACCGCACCCAGCAGCAGTGAGCCCATGTAGCCAGCCTTGTGGTACTTGTTAGGCAGTTTAGCCAATACGTAAGACCATACAACAGCGGCGATTGACTGAACGGCAGCCATCACACCGTACCAGTTACCAGCAGCCTGGTAAGCGGCAGAACTTGCGTTGGTCGTGTGCCATACGTTTTGAGCAATTGCACCAGCAGAGTAAGTCCACAGATATTGGAATGCAAACCAGCAGAAGAATTGTACCAAAGAAACCGTCCAGAAGGCTTTTGGAGCGTGCTTGAGCAGTTCAACCCAGTTACCGCCTTCCGTGTTGTCGGATTCCTTGATGCCATGGTACTTAGCGTAGGTTTCAGGGTCATATTCCTTAACGTGGGTCATCGTCAAAGCACTGGTACAAATCAGCAGAATAGCACCAATGTAGAAGGCCCAGCGAACCGAA
This region includes:
- a CDS encoding SLC45 family MFS transporter — its product is MSEVEQKKQTSGLPYLSKKTIWMINFGFLGVQTAFTLQSSQMSRIFQTIGADPNSLGWFFILPPLMGMIVQPIVGYYSDRTWAPKLGGRRLPYLMLGTIVAVIVMLLLPNSGSLGFGYGSFAALMFGAITVAFLDLSSNVAMQPFKMMVGDMVNDDQKSYAYGIQSLLNNIGSVLAAIFPFLLTWFGLQNTAPKGVVPPSVRWAFYIGAILLICTSALTMTHVKEYDPETYAKYHGIKESDNTEGGNWVELLKHAPKAFWTVSLVQFFCWFAFQYLWTYSAGAIAQNVWHTTNASSAAYQAAGNWYGVMAAVQSIAAVVWSYVLAKLPNKYHKAGYMGSLLLGAVGFATVCFFSNQYALILSYALVGIGWAGINTYPLTIVTNALSGKHMGTYLGLFNCSICLPQIVASLCSFFLYPMLGNSQPHMLLLGGIVMAIGAFSVNAIKETFAA